The Streptomyces sp. HSG2 genome has a segment encoding these proteins:
- a CDS encoding aminomethyltransferase family protein — protein MTTIDATPRTAADDYATVRNSVGAYRIDAPLVRLTGDDRLSLLDTLLTKSADFVEPDTVREALALGDDGTPFAILLHCEVGEDSWLIPRTGVTAEEIRAHLEGAEVPPGVTVEVEPEGRGAVAFEGPAAWAVAAGFVDFDISGLPLHAVTEATVPGAPDAVAHMARVGSTGEYGYLLLSDAPEAAHEAVSAAVAEQGGNEVGRDGLDRVRAEAGMAQCAEGFPGLTVDRADLSWMVDWGRLGDFRGSNGLERPTTEGTRLTALVSPAGGRFAAGTAVRAAGETVGTVLWQAPSADRDEELVYALLDAPFWVPGLDLAAVDERGDERPLATVTLPRVVARSLTTRIS, from the coding sequence ATGACCACCATCGACGCCACCCCCCGCACCGCCGCGGACGACTACGCCACCGTCCGGAATTCCGTGGGCGCCTACCGGATCGACGCGCCGCTGGTGCGTCTGACCGGAGACGACAGGCTGTCCCTGCTGGACACCCTGCTGACCAAGTCCGCGGACTTCGTGGAGCCCGACACCGTCCGCGAGGCGCTGGCACTGGGCGACGACGGGACGCCGTTCGCGATCCTGCTGCACTGCGAGGTCGGCGAGGACTCCTGGCTGATACCGCGAACCGGCGTCACCGCCGAGGAGATCCGCGCCCACCTGGAAGGCGCCGAGGTGCCGCCTGGCGTCACCGTCGAGGTCGAGCCCGAGGGGCGTGGCGCCGTCGCCTTCGAGGGCCCCGCCGCGTGGGCGGTGGCCGCCGGTTTCGTCGACTTCGACATCTCGGGCCTGCCCCTGCACGCGGTCACGGAGGCCACCGTGCCGGGCGCGCCCGACGCCGTCGCCCACATGGCGCGGGTGGGATCCACCGGAGAGTACGGATACCTGCTGCTCTCGGACGCTCCCGAGGCCGCCCACGAGGCGGTCTCGGCTGCGGTCGCCGAACAGGGCGGCAACGAGGTCGGCCGCGACGGGCTCGACCGGGTGCGCGCCGAGGCGGGCATGGCGCAGTGCGCCGAGGGATTCCCCGGACTGACGGTGGACCGGGCCGACCTCTCGTGGATGGTCGACTGGGGCCGCCTGGGCGACTTCCGCGGCTCGAACGGACTGGAACGACCGACCACCGAGGGGACGCGACTGACCGCGTTGGTCTCGCCGGCCGGTGGCCGGTTCGCGGCCGGCACCGCCGTCCGCGCGGCCGGTGAGACCGTGGGCACCGTCCTGTGGCAGGCCCCTTCCGCCGACCGGGACGAGGAACTCGTGTACGCCCTCCTGGACGCGCCGTTCTGGGTTCCCGGCCTGGACCTGGCCGCCGTCGACGAGCGGGGCGACGAGCGTCCTCTCGCCACCGTGACCCTCCCGCGCGTCGTCGCCCGCTCCCTGACGACGAGGATCTCGTGA